The following are encoded together in the Syngnathus scovelli strain Florida chromosome 12, RoL_Ssco_1.2, whole genome shotgun sequence genome:
- the LOC125978831 gene encoding tubulin polymerization-promoting protein family member 3-like, whose translation MAENLDSEALLNAFSRFAVYGDTKASGKEMNGKNWAKLCKDCKIIDGKSITGTDVDIVFSKVKQKSARVITFNEFQQALQELAPKRFKSKGRDEAIMAVYKMVEGGEPTQFGVTKTVKAGGVDRLTDTSLYTGSHKERFDESGHGRGREGREDVVNNTGFVSSYKNEGTYDKKKNEK comes from the exons ATGGCAGAGAACCTGGACTCGGAGGCGCTGTTGAATGCATTCAGCCGTTTTGCAGTTTATGGCGACACCAAGGCCAGCGGAAAGGAAATGAACGGGAAGAACTGGGCCAAACTCTGCAAGGACTGCAAGATCATCGACGGCAAAAGCATCACCGGAACTGACGTCGATATTGTCTTCTCCAAAGTCAA GCAAAAGTCAGCCCGTGTGATCACCTTTAACGAGTTCCAGCAAGCTCTGCAGGAATTGGCGCCTAAGAGGTTCAAGAGCAAAGGCCGTGATGAGGCCATCATGGCCGTCTACAAGATGGTCGAGGGTGGAGAGCCTACCCAGTTTGGAGTCACG AAAACCGTAAAGGCCGGCGGAGTAGACCGTCTGACGGACACGTCTTTGTACACCGGGTCGCACAAGGAGCGCTTTGACGAGAGCGGGCATGGACGAGGACGCGAAGGACGAGAGGACGTTGTCAACAACACGGGATTTGTCTCCTCCTATAAAAATGAAGGAACGTACGATaagaaaaagaatgaaaaatga